From Triticum urartu cultivar G1812 chromosome 2, Tu2.1, whole genome shotgun sequence, a single genomic window includes:
- the LOC125539077 gene encoding uncharacterized protein LOC125539077, whose product MKASCFLVVLLLAVATGSRLSLAAREGSTLGELIAKAGSFLTSAGRAGADGWRSAAAAEVDASAKKGHGHPAGAKKRLKKSSVNCIPADMCRRKKVLCGKRCYKTSHAAAAAGLSHVPPTRCVVRCKKCVPTC is encoded by the coding sequence ATGAAGGCGTCCTGCTTCCTGGTGGTGCTTCTGCTCGCCGTGGCCACGGGGAGCAGGCTCTCGCTCGCCGCCCGCGAGGGCAGCACCCTGGGCGAGCTCATCGCCAAGGCCGGCAGCTTCCTCACGTCGGCGGGCCGCGCGGGGGCGGACGGCTGGCGCTCCGCCGCGGCCGCGGAGGTGGACGCCTCGGCGAAGAAGGGGCACGGCCATCCGGCGGGGGCGAAGAAGCGGCTGAAGAAGTCTTCCGTGAACTGCATCCCCGCCGACATGTGCCGGAGGAAGAAGGTGCTGTGCGGCAAGCGGTGCTACAAGACgtcgcacgccgccgccgccgccggcctcaGCCACGTCCCCCCCACCCGGTGCGTCGTCAGGTGCAAGAAGTGCGTGCCCACCTGCTAG